A genomic window from Gossypium hirsutum isolate 1008001.06 chromosome D12, Gossypium_hirsutum_v2.1, whole genome shotgun sequence includes:
- the LOC107886068 gene encoding uncharacterized protein isoform X2, which produces MPFKTMIEVEPPSPLRYIIGAAVMMIGVVLPVGYMMFRNKRVPSSSSYSKQT; this is translated from the exons ATGCCA TTCAAAACAATGATAGAGGTTGAACCACCGAGTCCGTTAAGATATATCATCGGAGCAGCGGTCATGATGATCGGAGTTGTATTGCCCGTCGGATACATGATGTTCCGTAACAAACGCgtcccttcctcttcttcttaTTCCAAACAGACGTAG
- the LOC107944388 gene encoding inositol 2-dehydrogenase, which produces MAVNETVKYGIIGVGMMGREHLINLHHLRTQGVVVVCIADPHVPSQQLALELAKSFDWPLKVFSGHQELLDSGLCDVVVVSSPNMTHYQILMDILNHPKPHHVLVEKPLCTTVADCRKVVNAARKRPDMLVQVGLEYRYMPPVAKLIEIVKGGTLGQIKMVAIREHRFPFLVKVNNWNRFNSNTGGTLVEKCCHFFDLMRLFAGANPVCMMASGAMDVNHKDEIYDGKVPDIIDNAYVIVEFDNGARGMLDLCMFAEGSKNEQEISVVGHTGKGEAFVPESIVRFGSRMEGRDGVQTLKTENRLIKYEGLHHGSSYLEHLNFLSAIRVKGAKTPAADLNDGLISVAMGVAAQLSIEKGRFVNIEEVLDEHNC; this is translated from the exons ATGGCAGTCAATGAAACTGTGAAGTATGGAATCATAGGGGTAGGGATGATGGGAAGAGAACATCTTATTAATCTTCACCATCTTAGAACCCAAGGAGTGGTGGTTGTTTGCATAGCTGATCCTCACGTCCCCTCTCAGCAACTTGCCTTGGAACTGGCTAAATCCTTTGATTGGCCACTTAAG GTCTTCTCGGGGCACCAGGAACTACTGGACAGTGGCTTATGTGATGTAGTTGTTGTGTCAAGCCCTAATATGACTCATTATCAGATTCTGATGGATATTTTGAACCATCCTAAACCTCATCATGTGCTAGTTGAGAAACCATTGTGTACTACGGTCGCCGACTGCAGAAAG GTTGTAAATGCTGCTAGAAAGAGGCCTGATATGCTGGTACAAGTTGGATTAGAATATAGATACATGCCACCAGTCGCGAAATTGATAGAGATAGTGAAGGGTGGAACTCTTGGACAGATCAAGATGGTGGCAATTCGGGAACATCGGTTCCCTTTCCTGGTTAAG GTTAACAACTGGAACCGGTTCAATTCTAACACGGGAGGGACCCTGGTAGAGAAGTGCTGCCACTTCTTTGATTTGATGAGGCTGTTTGCAGGTGCAAACCCTGTTTGTATGATGGCTTCTGGTGCCATGGATGTTAATCACAAAGATGAAATATATGACGGAAAG GTACCGGACATTATTGACAATGCATATGTTATTGTCGAATTTGACAATGGTGCTCGAGGGATGCTTGACCTCTGCATGTTTGCGGAAGGGAGTAAAAATGAGCAAGAAATTTCTGTTGTCGGTCACACTGGCAAG GGCGAAGCCTTTGTTCCTGAAAGCATTGTGCGTTTCGGCTCTAGGATGGAGGGTAGAGACGGGGTCCAGACTCTAAAAACTGAGAATCGACTAATAAA GTATGAAGGATTGCATCACGGTTCTAGCTATTTGGAGCACCTTAACTTCTTGTCTGCAATTAGAGTAAAAGGTGCAAAGACTCCGGCTGCTGATTTAAATGATGGGTTGATCTCAGTTGCCATGGGAGTTGCGGCACAACTTTCCATCGAGAAGGGCCGGTTTGTTAACATTGAAGAAGTCTTGGATGAACATAATTGTTAA
- the LOC107886068 gene encoding uncharacterized protein isoform X1, whose amino-acid sequence MPFKTMIEVEPPSPLRYIIGAAVMMIGVVLPVGYMMFRNKRVPSSSSYSKQTNKVLI is encoded by the exons ATGCCA TTCAAAACAATGATAGAGGTTGAACCACCGAGTCCGTTAAGATATATCATCGGAGCAGCGGTCATGATGATCGGAGTTGTATTGCCCGTCGGATACATGATGTTCCGTAACAAACGCgtcccttcctcttcttcttaTTCCAAACAGAC GAACAAAGTTTTAATATAG